From the genome of Tachypleus tridentatus isolate NWPU-2018 chromosome 6, ASM421037v1, whole genome shotgun sequence:
taattaattaatttccttCATTATGACTAATGTCATTATACTtttgtgtttctaattaattaatctCCGTCATTATGACTAAATTCATTATACTtttgtgtttctaattaattaatttccttCATTATGACTAATGTCATTATACATCtgtatttctaattaattaatttccttCATTATGACTAATGTCATTATACTTCtgtatttctaattaattaatttcctttattatgaaataacattattatactcTTGTATTTTTAAGTAATCAATCTTTCTTATTATGACTAATGCCATCATAAACCTGCAGTTTTAATTAATCAATTTCCCCATTATGACTAATGTCATCACAGCCATACGGTTTTAGTTAATCAATATACATCGACTATGATTAATCTCACCTATTATTTGACAATTTGGGCCGATTGTCATCAAACTTGACTTGTTTCTATAGAGGGGATCAGCTGCCAGATCTTATCCCCATGCCTTCCACGTGCGTCGTGAAACTACTGGTATATTTCTTCACGTTTCGTTACcaatacagtaattttatatcattCACTTTAAGGGTGTGGCGTTTCATTGTACTTGAAATGATACGTTACAAAATGCTACGTATTTAAAAATACTCAAAATTGTATAACTCAAACTAGATGAAGTTCGAACAACTTTCAGCAAAGAAACGTTCCACAAACGTACACAGAGTAACATTTTTGAAAGACTTTTTTAATGTACGAAATCAAAACAACTGAATAATTTACTAGAAAATACATTTACGAACTTTTCTTCCAACGTAGTGAACGAGGCGTCAATTCATAGTTCGAAATATGCAaaataatgtgttcaaaattatCAACTGATCAAAGACTAtagcattataaaaatatttattacaaatgatatGATGGTAAAACTCAAATTAAGTTCCTTAGTGTTTCGAACAAAACATTCCAGGTTCAAAATAGAGAGAGAAACAAACGTAAAAATTCTACTTCAAGAAAGTGGGTGGCTAGCCACCCTCTTTTTGTATGGTTAAAAATTATTTGtcacattttcataatttttaaacagtttaaaaagcGAAATGGCTAGCCACCTCTTCCCTGAATCCGCCACTGGGAAGTTGTatgtagattttaaaatatggtgtgtgtgtatgttttcttgcagcaaagccacatcgggctatttgctcagatcaccgagggaatcgaacccctgattttagcgttgtaaatccgtagacatagcgctgtactagcgggggcttgAAATACGGATAAGAAATTTTATGGAAGCTTTAGATCTGTCGTTAGCAAGAGAGTGGAGAACTTATATAATGTAAGACACCACAAAAACACAATtagaaaatatattctttaagtaaaaatataccacattttatattgtttttctctTATCGTTTaagaaaatatggaaatatttttttacgaaTATTTCAACAGAGAACAACGTCCCGCAAACAATTGgaatcaaaatataaagatttaattcATCTCATAATTagtgattaaatatttaaaagttagcTAATGAAccattcttgttgttgttgtttacgaACTTGACGGACATCGAAATATTAAAACTCTGGTCTGATCTTCATCTCGGAACTCTTCAGGTGAAAATGAGAAGTGTTCCTGAAGTGGTACCAAACTATTCCTGCATAACTTTCGTTCGAGACTTTTCCACCAGGTTGGTAAATGCCATTTAAGTTGCTATTTAAACAGCTTTTAAACCACCAACCACCCCTATACTTTTCGGCACAGTTATGAGAATGCCGCTGGTCATTGTCCATGTCTATTGTGGAGAAGAAAAACCCACTGTGGTAGGAAAGAGAGTCTCCTAAACACGcatgaaaacaacattatattaatattcatttatcGCCAAGTAAGGAACATTGCTGAACAATGTTTTACGCTAGTGTTTCGATAGCCATTGAAGTTTTAACGGTGAtggaataaaaaacaatacaaataattccATTCTTAATGAATCTACGTTGTCATCTTACTGTCAGTTGAAGTTAAATCTTTATAGTTCAAAAATAGCTGATTACACGTCGAGTCATGTGtggcttgatttgttttgaattttgtgcaaattaCACGAGAAAAATCTcagatagctgtccctaatttaacagtgaaagactagagggaagtcatcaccccccaccgccaactcttggaatacttagcgaataatgggattcaccgtcacttataacgcccccgcgtTTGCAAAGGGGATTTGGGACGAGGATTGAAACCTGTGACCTGTAGATTGAGAGTCGAGCACCATACTCACCAGTCCATGGCCTGGACGTTACTCACCAGTCCATGCCAGGCCATGACTAGTTACAAACAAGCTTCCTTTTGTCCATCATCTGCTCTTGCTAAGATCTTAAAGTAACTAACACAAAACTGCCGTAAGAGAATGTGATGAACAGCTCTGGTGTTATTCTCACCTGATGGAATAGCAGAATATGACAGTCACACCTATAGCGCACCAAAGGCCTCAAAATACGGTAGTATATCTTATAAAATATCATACATTAGTTGTATCACGCATGCTCAAGATACATACCAACACAGTGCGAAGACGTGAAATGTAGTATATAAAAAACGTAGAGTGAAACATGTTACCTTGCAGATCCTCatttaccaaattttattttcacattgaaTGGACAAAGTAAACTCGTATATTTCTCAGAGAGTTagtaaacatatttaatcaagtgttaaattttcattttgcaAGTCTGATGCTAGTTCGAAAACATTCCAATACATTTATTGCTAAAACAGCGACATCTCGGTGATTATGTTATAGTAAAAACTTCATtcgaattaaagaaaaaaatattccttattcttaagaagagaaaagaaacaaatatacaaagaaaGAATTTTGTTGATGTGACAAACAGTGGTATCCAGAGTATCACTTAAAACTCGTGCGGGCagtgtttgtttgaaatatatggGCTGTAAAGTAACAATACGTTACAGCACTACACTGCCGTCTACGTATTTTCAGTTGGCATCGATTATGGgcggttttattttattttagggaGAGCAGTATTGGCATTATTATCAAAAGTAATTTTCTATAAGAGAACCGAATAGAAATATGTCCACGATACACTTGCAAGTTAATTACGTTTTATCTGgtaataagttattttgttgCGCATGTAATTCACCACTGCATTGTTGCACATGTAATCCGcccgttttttttttaatttcgcgcaaagatgtaagagagctatctgcgctagccgttcctgatttggtagtgtaaggttagagggaaggcagctagtcatcaccactgtcGACTCTTGGAcgactctcttaccaacgaatagtgggattgaccatcacattatgacgccccacggctgaaagggtgagtatgtttggtctAATGGAGATTCGAATCTGCAGCCCTCAGATTGCAACTCCCtagctacctggccatgctgggcgtaATCCACCACTATTTCAGTACATTCGCATTGGTAAAATGAGAAAAACGTCATAACATGCGGGGAAAAACAAATGTTACCCATGTTGGCTACAGCGTCCGCAAGAGCTACAAATGATAATTCTATGAAGATAAGGAGGGAGTACGACCCCCACAAAGTATggcatttttaaatttcaaatggaTAAATTCCTAGAATATACAGTAATGTAGACTGAAGTGGTCCTTAAACTATTAACTAGTTGTAATCTGCTCCATAAGAAGTAGACCCGGGGGGCAACCCCCCTGCTTATTACGCATATGATGAACCTCTTACCAGCAGTTCCATCGTACGACCCAATAGTCATGTTGTAAAGATCCCTCTCGCTTCGGACGAGAAAGTTCTGGTACCTGGCATGTTTTCTGTCACCGTTAAAAGCTTCCATATCTATTCTTAAAATAACGTTTTCTTTACtggttaaaacaaatataagttcGTTACCTGTAATAGAAAAACTAAGCATCAgttaaactgttattaaaactaaGATTAGTACGTTATACATTCAAATGTGTTATTTTAGGCTACTGAACATTACGATGAGTAAAAATACAACCCAAAACatcatgatttaaatatatattttacatatagcACACTTcctgaattattatttgtttgttgttaggggAAAGCTGCGACCATTGCAGGGATCGTGCCACGAGTTTTAACGTTATAGGCCCTCAAGCTTATCACTGAGCTATTGGAAAGaggtttatttattgtatatgtacatataaaataaaccacTTAATACTTATGGTGACAAGCTTTGTTAAATCTTCAATTTGGTAACGTTGATATTGATAACGTTCTTGGACGTAAACCCAGTAACACTGCAACAGATTAGGCCTAATTATCAGATCTATAGGGTgtcccgtaagtccctacccattcatatatattatgtatccagtgaatctgtgtgctgtccctcattctcgctgcataatattatgcgacgccatgttctgtgagacatgttcctcaacatgggcttacatcggccatatttctctgaagaaaaagaaacaaatttataatgcatgcgtaattgaatataacatatggatgggtaggaacttacgggtcacactgtatatgtaaatataagtaaatatataatcacAAAAATATGTAATCTGTTGGTGCGAAAATATATAATGTCTCTACACTTTCCAACTTAGTAGTAGTACTATTTTACCTCCAAATATTTCTGAGGTAGTAATGTAAGAGTGTTACACGTTTTCGGGTAATCTCAAAGTTATAAGGGTTTCGAACCATATCCACttgatattttaagaaataaagttaGAATTATTCCAGTTTCACATTACCTTTATTAAAAAGAGAATTAAGTTCGTGATCGTTTCAAACCTGGTTAGCTTCATTTTAGATAAATATCTCTAAGGAATTATTATTGAAATTCAAGTCTTATCACTTGTGTCGTTTTAGTTTAACTTAGATGTG
Proteins encoded in this window:
- the LOC143254264 gene encoding techylectin-5B-like isoform X2, which gives rise to MILLLFVVYEGLFASYMDTVGFSLDHPSVNCKPEDCNDLRQQGFYESGVYWIWPQYYNKPVKVFCDMTTDGGGWTVIQRRDDIEPRQDFYQPWKQYKHGFGNLTGEFWLDMEAFNGDRKHARYQNFLVRSERDLYNMTIGSYDGTAGDSLSYHSGFFFSTIDMDNDQRHSHNCAEKYRGGWWFKSCLNSNLNGIYQPGGKVSNESYAGIVWYHFRNTSHFHLKSSEMKIRPEF
- the LOC143254264 gene encoding techylectin-5B-like isoform X1 — its product is MILLLFVVYEGLFASYMDTVGFSLDHPSVNCKPEDCNDLRQQGFYESGVYWIWPQYYNKPVKVFCDMTTDGGGWTVIQRRDDIEPRQDFYQPWKQYKHGFGNLTGEFWLGNELIFVLTSKENVILRIDMEAFNGDRKHARYQNFLVRSERDLYNMTIGSYDGTAGDSLSYHSGFFFSTIDMDNDQRHSHNCAEKYRGGWWFKSCLNSNLNGIYQPGGKVSNESYAGIVWYHFRNTSHFHLKSSEMKIRPEF